The window GCCTGTCTGCCACGAGGGGGCGTACGGAGTCTACCGGCTTAGGTGTTCGGCCGATCGGACAGCGTCTCGGCGAGTTCGTCGTACGCGCGGCTGACGATCGGATCTGAGAGCGGTTCGTCGGCTCGGGAGTCCGATGCGGGGGGAACGACCCCGAGAACCCGACACCCGAGGAGGTCCTCGACGCCCGGCGGGGCCAGTCGCGCGCGGGTGAGCACGGCCCCCACCACCGGCGTGCCGACCGCGCGCGCCATCGCGGCCGTCTTCGCCGCGTCGCGGAGGGCGGCGACGCACGGCGTCGCGACGACCAGGACGCCGTCGGCGACGCGCAGCGGGACCGTCGCGTCCGGTCCCGCACCCGCGGGACAGTCGACGAGGACGGTCGTCGGCTCGCCGTTGCTGTCGACTCCGTATCCGTCGCCGTCGCCGACAGAAATGGGGGACGTGACGGCCTCGCGCTCCCGGAGCCGACGCAGGCGACTCCCGAGGCCGTCGGGGGCGTCGCGGGGGGCCGGGACGATCCGCGTGTCGCCGCCGCTCGACGCCGGGTCGGGGTGACCGCGACCGCCCGGCGCGGCCGCCCGCGGAACGCCGGCCAGCGCGTGGAGGTTCGGGAGGTCGCAGTCGGCGTCGACCGCGAGCGTCGGGCCGTCGATCGCTCTGGCCAGCCCGAGCGTCGTGGTCGTCTTGCCGCTGCCTCCCTTACCGCCGGCGATCGCGAACATACCGCCCGTGGTCCCGGCCTCGTATATGAACGCTCGGGCGGCTCTCGGCAGTCGTGGACGACGTCACGAAAACAGAAAACGCCACACAGAACGCTCTGTCGGGGACAGCTAGTCGTGGCAGCAGCCGCCGGCCTCGCCGCCGAAGTCGACCGCCAGCGGCTCGGAGATCGCCTCGTTGACCGCCTCGAGCCGCTCCTGGAGGTCCTCCTGTGCGTCGAGGTAGGCGGCCATCTTCGGCATCGAGTGCAGTTCCTCCTGGGCCTCCTGTACCTTCCGGAGGTTCTCCTCGGTGGCGTTGCCCATCTGTCGGGCGTGCATATAGTGATCCCGCCGTTCCTGGAACGTCGAGATCTGTTCTTGCACCTCGTCGTCGGCCTCGACGGCCGCCTTCGCCTCCTCGAAGGCCTCGTATTCCGGCGTCTCGGCGATCGCGTCGCCGAGTTCGCGGCCGAGTTCTTCGAGCCGATCTTTCTGGACGCTCATCGTCTCCCGTTCGGACGCGAGGCGTTTGAAGGTGCCGGAGCGCGCGACGGCGGAACGGACGGCCGGCTGTCTGTCACGAAAGACACTCTCACGGTCGTTTTCGGGCGTCTCGGAACCGCCGGCGTTATGGGCGTCGGCCGGCTACTCCGTTCCAATGAGCCAGGACGCCGCCACGGAGGGAGACCTCCGCAACACCGGGATGTCGCTGCGACACGACCGCGAGTGGGACTACGAACTGGACCGGATCGTCGAGGAGATCGAAGACCGCGACGCGACGCGCGTCGGCCTGCAGTTCCCCGAGGGGCTGAAGCGCCGCGGCCCGGCCGTCGCCGACGACCTCCGGGAACTGTGCGACGACGACGTGACGTTCATGCTCTCGGGACAGCCCTGCTACGGCGCCTGCGACCTCGACACCTACCTGATGCGCCGCACGGACGTGTTCGTCCACTTCGGGCACTCCCCGATGAAGGAATCGGAGAAGATCATCTACGTGCCGCTGTTCTCGAACGTCGATCCGTTCCCGATCCTCGAAGAGGCCGTCGACGAACTGCCCGAAGAGGAGGTCGGCCTCGTCACTACCGCCCAGCACATGAACCGCTTCGGGGAGATGGTCGAGTGGCTCGAAGAGCGCGGCTACGACGTCCACACCCGCCGCGGCGACGACCGCCTGACCTACGAGGGGCAGGTGCTCGGCTGCAACTACGCCTCCGCCGACATCGACGCCGACCAGGTGCTGTACGTCGGCGGCGGGAAGTTCCACCCGCTCGGTCTCGCGATGGAGCACCCCGAGAAGAAGGTGCTCATCGCCGACCCCGTCAACAACGTCGTGACCGTCGCCGACACGGAGAAGTTCCTGAAGCAGCGCTACGGCGCCGTCCACCGCGCGATGGACGCCGAGAAGTGGGGCGTCATCTTCTGTACGAAGATCGGTCAGGGCCGGATGGAGATCGCAGAAGAGATCATCGAGGACAACGACGACGCCTACCTCATCACGATGGACGAGGTGACGCCCGACCGCCTGCGGAACTTCGACATGGACGCGTTCGTCAACACCGGCTGTCCCCGGATCACGACCGACGACGGCCCGCAGTTCCACAAGCCGATGCTCACGCCCGGCGAGTACCGGATCGCCGTCGGCGACGAACCGCTGGACTCGCTGTCGTTCGACACGTTCCACGGCACCTGGTAGTCGGAAACCGCGGCCGGTCTCTTCCGTTACTTTTCCCCTCCGACTGCCGATTCGACGTACTCGACCGCCTCCTCGGCCGTCTCGACGGCCTCGACGTGTGCCGCGTCGTGCGTGCCGATGCCGGCAGTCGGCCGGTCGTACACGGACGCGTAGCCGAGTTCCGAGAGCGTCCCGCCGCCGCCGTCGACCGCGATCACGGCGTCCCCGTTCATCACGACCAGCGCGTTGCGCGCGTGACCCAGTCCGGTAGCGATCGCCTCGTCGACGTACTCGTTGGCGTCCGCGGGGCGGTCGCTCGGGAGAATCCCGATCGCGTGTCCGTCCGCCTCCGACGCGCCGCGACAGACGGCCTCCATCACGCCGCCGAGACCGCCGCAGACGACGGTGTGGCCGCGCTGTCCGAGCAGTCGTCCCAGCGCCGTCGCCGTCTCCGCTTCCTCGTCGTCGATCACGCTCCCGCCGATGACGCTGACTCGCATAGCGGACGCTCGCCCGGTGAGGATGAAGTGGTTTCGCCTTCGGACGGACCCGCACCGAATGCTGCGCGGTCTACGAGCGGACCTCGACCGTTTCGACCTCGCCGACGTCGGGAAGCGTCCCGACGTCGTCGGCGGGGCCGCACCCCGAACGGGGACGCGCCCGGAGCGGACAGACCGTCTCCTCGCCGACGACCGGGCTGCGGGTTTCGAGCACGTACGCCTCGTGGCGGTCGTCGCCCGAGACGGGCGCGAGACGGAGAATCCGCCGGTCGACGATCCCGTCGATGTCGACGTCCTTCTGTCGCGCGTCCACCGTCTCCTCGCTGATTGCGGCCACCCGGGTGACGATCGGCGAGTCGAGTTCGACGCCGCCGACGGTGGCCGAGTCCGCCGCCAGGGTGACCCGCACCTCGTCGCCCTCGGTCGCGGCCGCGATCTGCTCGAAGGGGGCAGTTGTCATCGCCGCTCGCTAGGGAGAGAAGCGTCAAGAAGCCTCGCACCCGACGGGCCGTCAGGTATCCCCGTCCGAATCCGCGTGCGCGTCCGCACCGGCACCCTCGGCGCTGACCGGCGTCCCGTCGGGGCGCTTCGGTCCCTCGGAGTCGTAGACGACCACGCCGCCGACGTCGACCGGTTCGTAGTTGTCGCGGACGCCGATGGCCTCCTCGAGCTCCCGGACCGCACGTTCCTTGAGCGCGCTCGCCAGCTCCTCGGCGTGTTCGCGGGAGATGTCGCGACCGAGCCCCTCGCACTCGTGGGCGCGGACCATCCCCGCCTCGTCGACGGCCTCGCCCATCGGCTGGCTGGTGCCGCCGAGGGCGACGCTGAAGGGGTACGTCCGGCAGATGAGCGGCCGGTCCTCGTGCACGCGACAGCCGCCTTTCGGGGTCCCGTCCGCGCGCTCGCCGACCTCCTCGTAGAAGGCGCAGTCGCCGCAGGCGTCGGTCTGGAGCGCCCACTCGAACGTCTCGCCCTGGGGTCCGTCCTCGCCGTCGACGACCCCGTAGGGCATCGGCCGGGCGACGTCCCGCCAGTCGTAGGATGCGCCGCTCTCGTCGTCGGCGTCGGAGTCGCTGCTCCCGTCGTCGGCGTCGGAGTCGCTGCTCCCGTCGTCGGCGGCCTCGTATTCGACGGCGTCACCGTCGCCGTCCCGTCCTCTTTCCCCGCTCGCCGCCGACTGCAACCGCCGCACCTCGTCCGGAAAGACCGTCGCCGTGTGGGGCTCCGTCCCCGTTCCGTCCTCGCGCTCGTGGCCCTTGCAGCACGCGCCGCAGCGCGTGCACTCGAAGCCGATCGACTCGATGGCGTCGGCCAGTTCCGACACCGATAGGTCGCGGGCGCGTTCGAGTTCGGCTTCGAGGGAGGGGGCGTCGGTCACGGGTCGTCGTCGGGCGGGCGCGGACAAAGGCCTCTCGGTCGCGCCGGTCGGAGACCGTCCGTCGAGAAGGGTGTCGAGCCGATCATCAGGAAGTGCCGAGCCGGGCCTCAGGACGAACCGAGCCGGCCCTCGGACGAACCGAACCAGCCCTCGGACGAACCGAGCGACTCCGCTCAGTACGGTTCGACGGTCTCCGCCTCGCGGTCGAAGCGCACGCGACGCTCGGCGGCGAGTTTCTCCAGGTGCGCGACGACTGTCGCCCTCGCGAACCCGCGGATGCCGGAGAGGTCCCGGTCGTAGACGGCCTCAACGACGGCATCGACGTCGCGAGCGCCGGTTTCGACGGCCGCGAGCGCGTCTCTCTCGCGGTCGAGTCGGCGTCGAAGCAGGCGTTCACAGGCCGCCCGCGAGTCCGCGATGACCCGCCCGTGCCCCGGGAAGAGGCGGGGCGGGTTCCGGGCGTAGAGGCGTCGGAGCGCGACGAGGTACGCGCGGACGTCGCCCTCGGGCGCGGCGACGGCGACGCTGCCCTCGGCGATCGCGACGTCGCCGCAGAGCGTCCCGGCGGTCGTCTCGAAGGCGACGTGGTCCGGGGCGTGGCCGGGGACGTCGATGACGCCGACGCCGTCGCCGACGGGGAGTTCGGTGCCCTCGACGAACGTCCGGTCCGGATCGACGCCCGCCGCGTCGGCGAAGCGCCTCTCTCGCCCGCGGCGACACCAGACGGTCGCACCCGTCTCTTCCGCGTACGTCTCGACGGCGCCCACGTGGTCCGGGTGGGCGTGGGTCACGGCGACGTGTTCGACGGACGCGGCGTCGACGGCGTCGTCCAGGTCGTCCGTCCTGGCCGGCGGGTCGACGAGCAGTGCGGCGTCCTCGCCGACGAGGTAGGCGTTGGTCGATCCCGTCGGGACGGGGGCGTCGACGGAAACCGGGACGCGTCGGATCGGCGGCGCGTTCGGCGGCGTAACGGTCACAGTCGTATCGCTCTTCGAGAGCAGAAAACGTTGGCGTCAGGGAGCGAACGGTGGCGTCGAGGGAAAACGGTGGCGTCGGGGAAAAACGGTGGCATCAGGGAGCGAACGGTGGCGTCGGGGGAGAAAACGGTGGCGTCGGAGACGTCTCTCCGAGCGGCGGCCGTCGAGGGCGTCGGTGAGACTTAGGTGTTGAGGTAGTAAACCTGCTTGCGGGCGTCCTTGAAGCTGTAACGCGACCCCACGAGGTCGGCGTCCTCGAGGCGGTTGAGGGCGTAGCGAACGGTCCGGTCCGGCAGCAGCGACTCCTCGGCGAGTTGGCCCTGCGAGAGCGGAGCGTCGCCCTCGAGTACTTTCGCGACGAGTTTCGCGCTCGGCGGGAGTTCGCGGAGGCGGTCCCGGTACTCCGACTGTGAGAGGAGTTCGTCGCCGTCGAGTTCTGCGGTACTGGTGCTCATACCGAGAGCAAATGTTGCACTCTTGGTAAAGGTTGTCTACAAGTGTGACAATACAATCCGTAGACCTTATACACATACAAGGACGGCCCGGATTCCGGGGCGACGACGCCGACGCCCGAACGGTGCACCGGTCCGTCGCTCCGGCGCGCTTCCAGTACGGTTTTAGTCCACGAGCGAGGACGGGATGGTAGCGTGAAAGGAAAGGAGTGGTACCAGGCCGACGACGTCGCCGAGGAGTACGACTCGAAGCGGTTCTCGCGGGGCGGGAGACTCATCGACGACCGCGAGAAGCGGGCCGTCGTCGAGGCGATCGGCCCGGTGGAGGGGAAAGACGTCCTCGAAATCGCCTGCGGGACGGGGCGGTTCACGGCGATGCTGGCCGAGCGGGGCGCGAACATCGTCGGTCTCGACATCTCCAATGCGATGTTGGCCCAGGGGCGCGAGAAGGCCCGACGGGCGGGCGTCGCAGACCACATAGAGTTCCTCCGCGGCGACGCCGCCCGCCTTCCTTTCCCCGACGACCACTTCGACGCCGTGTTCGCGATGCGCTTTTTCCACCTCGCGGACACGCCGGCGAAGTTCAT is drawn from Halobellus limi and contains these coding sequences:
- a CDS encoding class I SAM-dependent methyltransferase, translated to MKGKEWYQADDVAEEYDSKRFSRGGRLIDDREKRAVVEAIGPVEGKDVLEIACGTGRFTAMLAERGANIVGLDISNAMLAQGREKARRAGVADHIEFLRGDAARLPFPDDHFDAVFAMRFFHLADTPAKFIAEMARVSKNLVFFDTFNGRSARVVYNWLLPMGSHLYSAPQVKRLLDGAGLRLVNGEHDFLLPYGFYRKIPNGIAQEFRDVDTSLGATAVGDALASVSYWTAEVEDA
- a CDS encoding TIGR00725 family protein, which produces MRVSVIGGSVIDDEEAETATALGRLLGQRGHTVVCGGLGGVMEAVCRGASEADGHAIGILPSDRPADANEYVDEAIATGLGHARNALVVMNGDAVIAVDGGGGTLSELGYASVYDRPTAGIGTHDAAHVEAVETAEEAVEYVESAVGGEK
- a CDS encoding YlbF family regulator; translated protein: MSVQKDRLEELGRELGDAIAETPEYEAFEEAKAAVEADDEVQEQISTFQERRDHYMHARQMGNATEENLRKVQEAQEELHSMPKMAAYLDAQEDLQERLEAVNEAISEPLAVDFGGEAGGCCHD
- a CDS encoding MinD/ParA family ATP-binding protein — its product is MFAIAGGKGGSGKTTTTLGLARAIDGPTLAVDADCDLPNLHALAGVPRAAAPGGRGHPDPASSGGDTRIVPAPRDAPDGLGSRLRRLREREAVTSPISVGDGDGYGVDSNGEPTTVLVDCPAGAGPDATVPLRVADGVLVVATPCVAALRDAAKTAAMARAVGTPVVGAVLTRARLAPPGVEDLLGCRVLGVVPPASDSRADEPLSDPIVSRAYDELAETLSDRPNT
- a CDS encoding MBL fold metallo-hydrolase, whose amino-acid sequence is MTVTPPNAPPIRRVPVSVDAPVPTGSTNAYLVGEDAALLVDPPARTDDLDDAVDAASVEHVAVTHAHPDHVGAVETYAEETGATVWCRRGRERRFADAAGVDPDRTFVEGTELPVGDGVGVIDVPGHAPDHVAFETTAGTLCGDVAIAEGSVAVAAPEGDVRAYLVALRRLYARNPPRLFPGHGRVIADSRAACERLLRRRLDRERDALAAVETGARDVDAVVEAVYDRDLSGIRGFARATVVAHLEKLAAERRVRFDREAETVEPY
- the dph2 gene encoding diphthamide biosynthesis enzyme Dph2, which translates into the protein MSQDAATEGDLRNTGMSLRHDREWDYELDRIVEEIEDRDATRVGLQFPEGLKRRGPAVADDLRELCDDDVTFMLSGQPCYGACDLDTYLMRRTDVFVHFGHSPMKESEKIIYVPLFSNVDPFPILEEAVDELPEEEVGLVTTAQHMNRFGEMVEWLEERGYDVHTRRGDDRLTYEGQVLGCNYASADIDADQVLYVGGGKFHPLGLAMEHPEKKVLIADPVNNVVTVADTEKFLKQRYGAVHRAMDAEKWGVIFCTKIGQGRMEIAEEIIEDNDDAYLITMDEVTPDRLRNFDMDAFVNTGCPRITTDDGPQFHKPMLTPGEYRIAVGDEPLDSLSFDTFHGTW
- a CDS encoding YkgJ family cysteine cluster protein gives rise to the protein MTDAPSLEAELERARDLSVSELADAIESIGFECTRCGACCKGHEREDGTGTEPHTATVFPDEVRRLQSAASGERGRDGDGDAVEYEAADDGSSDSDADDGSSDSDADDESGASYDWRDVARPMPYGVVDGEDGPQGETFEWALQTDACGDCAFYEEVGERADGTPKGGCRVHEDRPLICRTYPFSVALGGTSQPMGEAVDEAGMVRAHECEGLGRDISREHAEELASALKERAVRELEEAIGVRDNYEPVDVGGVVVYDSEGPKRPDGTPVSAEGAGADAHADSDGDT
- a CDS encoding MarR family transcriptional regulator → MSTSTAELDGDELLSQSEYRDRLRELPPSAKLVAKVLEGDAPLSQGQLAEESLLPDRTVRYALNRLEDADLVGSRYSFKDARKQVYYLNT